A stretch of DNA from Limnohabitans sp. MORI2:
TTGTACAAATCGCAGCCAACCGCATCTTCCGCGCCTTCGCTCAAGCGGACCAACAGTTCACGTGCCAAATCGCCGGCTTGAGGCACACGAAACCCAATCGAGTAGGTCATGCACTCACCTTGTGCAATGCCATCGTGTGCGTAGCGCGGCGGCAAGTACAGCATGTCACCGGGGTTGAGCACCCAATCATGTTCGGGCTTGAAATTCGCCAAAATCTTCAGCGGCATATCGGGCACCAAGGACAAATCTTTTTGCCGACCAATGCGCCAGCGGCGCTGGCCGTGGGCTTGCAACAAAAACACGTCATAGCTGTCAAAGTGCGGCCCTACACCGCCGCCTTCAGTGGCGTAGCTAATCATGACATCGTCTAGACGGGCGTCTGGGATGAAGCGAAATTGCTGCATCAAAGCAGCCACACGGTCGTCGTGCAAATCCACGCCTTGCACCAACAAAGTCCAGTCGCGGTCGGTGAGCTTGGGGATTGCGCGGCGTTTGAACGGGCCGCGCTGCATTTGCCAGTCGCGTTTGCCGCCATTGGAGCCAATCACCAAGCGAGATTCGACCTCGTTGTGTTCGGCCAAGTCGAACAGCTCAGGACGGCTGAGCAAGGCTTTGAATTCCGGAATGGCCTGGCGTACCAGCAAAGGTTTGCGCTGCCAATAAGTGCTCATAAATTCGGCGGGGCTGATGCCGCCGAGCAGGGTCAGGGGTTTATTCACATGCATCGTGCGACAATTTTGCCCTATGGAAATTACACAACACTGCGTGGTCGGCTTAACTTGGACCTTGAAAGACACTTTGGGCGAAGTGCTCGATGAATTAGACAGCCCAGTTGAATTTTTAGTGGGTGGCGATGACCTGCTGGCCAAGATCGAAGAAGCCCTGCAAGGCCACAGCGTGGGAGACCACATCGACTTGCAACTCGAACCCGAGGAAGCCTTCGGCGACTATGACGAAAACTTGGTGTTTTTAGAAGCGCGTTCGCGCTTTCCGAAAGAGCTGGAAGAAGGCCACACGCTTGAAGGGCACGCGCTGCCACAAGGCTGCAACCCAGATGCACCGCAAGATTTGCTCTACACCGTCACCGAGATCTACCCAGAACACGTGGTGCTTGACGGCAACCACCCGCTCGCGGGAATTGCCATTCGCATTCACCTCGATGTGCAGGCTGTGCGTGAAGCCACGCAAGAGGAACTTGAGCGCGGCACTTTAGGGACAGGCTTCTTCAAAATTGAGCCGCAAGCACCGGGTAGCGATCTGTTGCACTGAGATCTATCTCTGCACATCAAAAAAGCAGCCCGAGAGCTGCTTTTTGTTGGGCTCTTAACTTCGCATTGCCAACGTTTTACTTCTTACCGGTCGAGCCATAACCGCCCTCGCCGCGCTCGGTCGCGCCCGCAAACTCATTCACCACATTGAACTGGGCTTGCACCACTGGCACGATGACCAACTGCGCTAAACGCTCCATGGGTTCCAGTGTGAATGCCACATCGCTGCGGTTCCAAGCGCTGACCATGAGCTGGCCTTGGTAATCGCTGTCAATCAAGCCCACCAAATTACCCAACACGATGCCGTGCTTATGACCGAGGCCTGAGCGAGGCAAGATAAGCGCAGCATACGCAGGGTCGGCCAAATGAATGGCGATGCCCGTTGGCACCAATTGCCAAGCGTTAGGTTCGAGCGTGATGGGTGCATCCAAACAAGCACGTAAATCTAAGCCAGCGCTGCCAGGTGTGGCGTATTGCGGCAGCTGTTCAGCCATGCGGGGATCGAGAATTTTGACGTCGAGTTTCATAGTGCTTCAAATGAAAAATTGAGTGTGAAAAATTAAGGGTTCAAACGGCGGGCAATCTCACCCACCAATTGACGCGCCAAGGTCAGTTTGTTGGCATGCGGCAGTTCTTGGTGGCCGTGTGCGTCCACCAACAACAAAGCGTTGTCATCCAAGCCAAACGTCGCAGGGCCGATGTTGCCGACCAACAGCGGCACGCCTTTGCGTTCGCGTTTGGCCGTGGCATGCTTGAGCAAATCATGACTTTCAGCGGCGAATCCCACGCAATACAAAGCACCGCTTTGGGCACGCGCCGATTGCGCCACGCCAGCCAAGATGTCTGGGTTTTCAACAAAGTTCAGTTGCGGTAACTGACCAGAGCCGTCTTTCTTGATTTTTTGCCCAGCCACACTGGCCACACGCCAATCGGCCACGGCAGCCGTCGCCACAAACACTGAAGCCGCATCCACATGCTTGGCCACAGCAGCTTGCATGTCCAATGCCGAGCGCACATCCACACGTTGCACGCCGCGCGGCGTAGGTAAACGAACGGGACCAGCGACCAAGGTCACTTGCGCACCTGCTTCGCGCGCTGCGCGAGCAATTGAGAACCCCATCTTGCCACTGGACAAATTGGTGATGCCGCGCACGGGGTCCATGGCCTCGTAGGTAGGGCCTGCTGTAACAAGCACATGCTGGCCTGCCAAGACTTTGGGTTGGAAGAACGCGATGAGGTCTTCCAAAATTTCTTCTGGCTCCAGCATGCGGCCGTCACCGGTTTCGCCACAGGCTTGTTCGCCCTGCCCTACGTCTAAGACATGCGCACCGTCTGCGGTAAGTTGCGCCATGTTGCGTTGCGTGGCGGGGTGCTGCCACATTTCGCGGTTCATGGCAGGAGCCAAGATCAAAGGCACGCGCTCAATCGGTCGGGCTAGGCACATGAGGCTGAGCAAATCATCGGCACGACCATGCAGCAGTTTGGCCATGAAGTCGGCGCTAGCGGGAGCAATCAAAATGGCATCAGCCTCACGGCTCAAGTTGATGTGCGCCATGTTGTTGGGCTCACGCGCATCCCATTGCGAAACATAGACCGCGCGATTCGACAAGGCCTGTAACGTGACTGGTGTGATGAACTGGGCCGCAGCCTCAGTCATCACCACTTGCACCGTCGCCCCAGCTTTCACCAAAGCGCGGCACAGCTCCGCCGCCTTGTAGCAAGCGATGCCACCGCTCAAACCCAAAACAATGTGTTTATTTGACAGATCAGACATGGGTGGCAATGTAGCAGAGCGCCTATAATTTCGATTTCCACCTACCGGGAGACAGTCTCCCGATCTGGCATGACCCAATTTGTATTCGTCACCGGCGGTGTTGTCTCTTCCCTAGGCAAGGGAATTGCAGCCGCCTCACTCGCCGCCTTGCTTGAATCACGCGGCCTCAAAGTCACCCTCATCAAGCTGGACCCCTACATCAACGTAGACCCCGGCACCATGTCGCCCCTGCAGCACGGCGAGGTGTTCGTCACCGAAGACGGCGCAGAAACTGACCTCGACCTCGGCCACTATGAGCGCTTCATCACGACGCGCATGAAAAAGGCCAACAACTTCACCACCGGCCAAATTTACCAAAGCGTGCTCGACAAAGAGCGCCGTGGCGACTACTTGGGTAAGACCGTGCAGGTCATCCCGCACATCACCAACGAAATTCAAGAGTTCGTCAAACGAGGCGCGGCCTACGAAACCCCCGAAGCGGTCGACGTGGCTATCGTGGAAATCGGCGGCACTGTGGGTGACATCGAGTCTCTGCCCTTCCTCGAAGCTGCGCGTCAAATGAGCTTGAAGCTCGGCCCACAAAACACCGCCTTTGTGCACCTGAGCTACGTGCCTTGGATTGCTGCCGCTGGCGAACTCAAAACCAAGCCCACCCAACACACCGCGCAAAAGCTGCGCGAAATCGGCATTCAGGCCGATGCTTTGTTGTGCCGCGCAGATCGCCCCATCCCTGAAGACGAGCGCCAAAAAATCAGCCTCTTCTCTAACGTGCCCGAGTGGGGCGTGATCTCCATGTGGGATGTGGACACCATCTACAAAGTGCCTCGCATGCTGCACGAGCAAGGCTTGGATCGTTTGGTGTGCGAAAAACTACGCATCAACGCCCAGCCTGCTAATTTGCAACGCTGGGATGACTTGGTTCACGAAGTGGCCAACCCCAAAGCAGAAGTCACCATCGCTATGGTGGGCAAGTACGTTGACCTGTCTGACAGCTACAAATCACTCAACGAAGCGCTGCGCCACGCTGGTATGAAGAACCATGCGCGCGTCAAGATCGAATACGTAGATTCTGAATTCATCACGCCCGAAAACGTGAACCAACTCGAAAAATTCGACGCGGTGTTGGTGCCCGGGGGCTTTGGCATTCGCGGCGTGGAAGGCAAGATTGCATCTGCCCAATTCGCCCGCGAAAACAAAGTGCCTTACCTCGGTATCTGCTTGGGCATGCAAGTGGCAACCATCGAATACGCTCGCCACAAAGCAGGCTTGACGCAAGCCCACTCCACCGAATTTGTGGCCGACTGCGAACAACCCGTCATCGCGCTCATCAACGAGTGGAAAAACGAAGACGGCACGATCCAAGTGCGCGACGAGAATTCCAACTTAGGAGGCACCATGCGTTTGGGCGCACAAAGCTCAGATGTGGCCCCTGGCACCTTGGCTCACAAAATCTACGGCGATGTGGTGACCGAGCGTCACCGCCACCGCTACGAAGCCAACGTCAACTATTTGGACAAACTGCGTGATGCCGGCTTGGTGATTTCAGCCCTTACACAACGTGAGCACCTGACCGAAATCATCGAACTGCCGCAAGACGTGCACCCTTGGTACATGGGCGTGCAGTTCCACCCCGAATTCAAGTCCACCCCATGGGACGGCCATCCGCTGTTCAACGCCTTTGTCAAGGCCGCACTTGAACACAAGGCCAAGGCTTAATTTTCAAAGGAATGCACGCCATGAAACTTTGTGGATTTGATGTCGGCCTCGACCAGCGTTTCTTTTTGATCGCAGGCACCTGCTCGATCGAAGGCTTGGAAATGTCCATTGACGTGGCCGGCCAACTCAAAGAGATCTGCTCTGGTTTGGGCATCCCGCTGATCTACAAAGGCTCGTTCGACAAGGCCAACCGCTCGTCTGGCAACACCAAACGCGGCGTGGGTATCGATGCGGGCCTGAAAATTTTGGATGAAGTGCGTCGCCAATTGCACCTACCCATACTCACCGATGTGCATGACGAGTCGCAAGTCAAAACCGTAGCCAGCGTGGTCGACGTGTTGCAAACGCCTGCGTTCTTGTGCCGCCAGACTGATTTCATTCGTGCTGTCGCGCAATCAGGCAAACCCGTGAACATCAAAAAGGGCCAGTTCTTGGCCCCTTGGGACATGAAAAACGTCATCGACAAAGCCCGCGCCGCTGCACGCGAAGCTGGCTTGCCCGAAGACAACTTCTTGGCCTGCGAACGCGGTGTGAGCTTTGGCTACAACAACCTCGTGGCAGACATGGTGAGCTTGGCTGAGATGCGCAAGTCAGGCGCCCCTGTGGTGTTTGACGTGACCCACTCGGTGCAAAAGCCAGGCGGCCAAGGCACCAGCAGCGGCGGTGCGCGCGAGATGGTGCCCGTTCTGGCCCGTGCAGGTGTGGCCGCAGGTGTGGCAGGCCTCTTCATGGAAACCCACCCTCGCCCCTCAGAGGCTTGGTCGGACGGCCCCAACGCCGTGCCCTTGAACAAAATGAAAGCTTTGTTGGAAACATTGGTTGAACTCGACGCCGTGACCAAAAAGCACCCCTTCTTAGAAAACAACTTTGAGGCCTGAGTGCCAAGCACACAGCCGAAAACCTTTTTTAAAAACTTGACCATAGGAAAACACAAATGAGCGCTATCGTCGACATCGTCGCCCGTGAAATTTTGGACAGCCGCGGCAACCCCACCGTGGAATGTGATGTATTGTTGGAGTCCGGCACCATGGGCCGTGCCGCTGTGCCATCTGGCGCATCCACCGGCAGCCGCGAAGCCATCGAGCTGCGTGATGGCGACAAAAGCCGCTACCTTGGCAAAGGCGTGTTGAAAGCCGTTGAGCACATCAACACCGAAATCTCTGAAGCCATTTTGGGCTTGGATGCTTCTGAGCAAGCCTTCCTCGACAAGACTTTGATCGACCTCGACGGCACCGACAACAAGAGCCGCTTGGGCGCCAATGCGTTGTTGGCTGTGTCTATGGCTGTGGCTCGCGCTGCAGCTGAAGAGTCTGGCTTGCCCCTGTACCGTTACTTCGGCGGCATGAACGGCAACCAACTGCCCGTGCCCATGATGAACGTCATCAACGGTGGCGCACATGCCAACAACAACTTGGACTTGCAAGAGTTCATGATCATCCCAGTCGGCGCTCCTACTTTCCGTGAAGCCGTGCGTTACGGTGCTGAAGTGTTCCACGCCTTGAAGAAAATCATCCACGACAAAGGCATGAGCATTGCCGTGGGCGACGAAGGCGGCTTTGCCCCCAACGTAGCCAGCCACGAAGCAGCGATCCAAATGATCTTGGACGCCATCACCGCCGCAGGCTACACCCCTGGCGAGCAAATCGCTTTGGGCTTGGACTGCGCTGCCAGCGAGTTCTACAAAGACGGCAAATACCACTTGGCCGGCGAAGGCTTGCAATTGACCGCCCAACAATGGACCGACATGCTCGCCACTTGGTGCGACAAGTACCCCATCATCTCCATCGAAGACGGCATGGCCGAAGGCGACTGGGACGGTTGGAAGGTGTTGACCGACCGCTTGGCCAAGAAAGTGCAAATCGTGGGTGACGACTTGTTCGTGACCAACACCAAGATCTTCAAAGAAGGCATCGACAAGGGCATCGCCAACTCGATCCTCATCAAGATCAACCAAATCGGCACTTTGACTGAAACGTTTGAAGCCATCGAGATGGCCAAGCGCGCTGGCTACACCGCCGTCATCTCGCACCGTTCTGGCGAAACCGAAGACTCCACCATCTCCGACATCGCCGTGGGCTTGAATGCTGGCCAAATCAAAACTGGCTCCATGAGCCGTTCTGACCGCATGGCCAAGTACAACCAACTCTTGCGCATCGAAGAAGACTTGGGCGA
This window harbors:
- a CDS encoding cupin domain-containing protein; protein product: MHVNKPLTLLGGISPAEFMSTYWQRKPLLVRQAIPEFKALLSRPELFDLAEHNEVESRLVIGSNGGKRDWQMQRGPFKRRAIPKLTDRDWTLLVQGVDLHDDRVAALMQQFRFIPDARLDDVMISYATEGGGVGPHFDSYDVFLLQAHGQRRWRIGRQKDLSLVPDMPLKILANFKPEHDWVLNPGDMLYLPPRYAHDGIAQGECMTYSIGFRVPQAGDLARELLVRLSEGAEDAVGCDLYKDASQPAVAKPAAMPEGLIDFAKNALQKSLKDPKSLQRALGEYLTEPKANVWFEMGEMPDRLVSVRLDRRSKMMYDDHHIFLNGDSWRAAGRDAALMRRLADCRELTEDELKNASSEALSLLMEWCDDGWLHGKN
- a CDS encoding FKBP-type peptidyl-prolyl cis-trans isomerase; the protein is MEITQHCVVGLTWTLKDTLGEVLDELDSPVEFLVGGDDLLAKIEEALQGHSVGDHIDLQLEPEEAFGDYDENLVFLEARSRFPKELEEGHTLEGHALPQGCNPDAPQDLLYTVTEIYPEHVVLDGNHPLAGIAIRIHLDVQAVREATQEELERGTLGTGFFKIEPQAPGSDLLH
- the dut gene encoding dUTP diphosphatase, with the translated sequence MKLDVKILDPRMAEQLPQYATPGSAGLDLRACLDAPITLEPNAWQLVPTGIAIHLADPAYAALILPRSGLGHKHGIVLGNLVGLIDSDYQGQLMVSAWNRSDVAFTLEPMERLAQLVIVPVVQAQFNVVNEFAGATERGEGGYGSTGKK
- the coaBC gene encoding bifunctional phosphopantothenoylcysteine decarboxylase/phosphopantothenate--cysteine ligase CoaBC — its product is MSDLSNKHIVLGLSGGIACYKAAELCRALVKAGATVQVVMTEAAAQFITPVTLQALSNRAVYVSQWDAREPNNMAHINLSREADAILIAPASADFMAKLLHGRADDLLSLMCLARPIERVPLILAPAMNREMWQHPATQRNMAQLTADGAHVLDVGQGEQACGETGDGRMLEPEEILEDLIAFFQPKVLAGQHVLVTAGPTYEAMDPVRGITNLSSGKMGFSIARAAREAGAQVTLVAGPVRLPTPRGVQRVDVRSALDMQAAVAKHVDAASVFVATAAVADWRVASVAGQKIKKDGSGQLPQLNFVENPDILAGVAQSARAQSGALYCVGFAAESHDLLKHATAKRERKGVPLLVGNIGPATFGLDDNALLLVDAHGHQELPHANKLTLARQLVGEIARRLNP
- a CDS encoding CTP synthase, with product MTQFVFVTGGVVSSLGKGIAAASLAALLESRGLKVTLIKLDPYINVDPGTMSPLQHGEVFVTEDGAETDLDLGHYERFITTRMKKANNFTTGQIYQSVLDKERRGDYLGKTVQVIPHITNEIQEFVKRGAAYETPEAVDVAIVEIGGTVGDIESLPFLEAARQMSLKLGPQNTAFVHLSYVPWIAAAGELKTKPTQHTAQKLREIGIQADALLCRADRPIPEDERQKISLFSNVPEWGVISMWDVDTIYKVPRMLHEQGLDRLVCEKLRINAQPANLQRWDDLVHEVANPKAEVTIAMVGKYVDLSDSYKSLNEALRHAGMKNHARVKIEYVDSEFITPENVNQLEKFDAVLVPGGFGIRGVEGKIASAQFARENKVPYLGICLGMQVATIEYARHKAGLTQAHSTEFVADCEQPVIALINEWKNEDGTIQVRDENSNLGGTMRLGAQSSDVAPGTLAHKIYGDVVTERHRHRYEANVNYLDKLRDAGLVISALTQREHLTEIIELPQDVHPWYMGVQFHPEFKSTPWDGHPLFNAFVKAALEHKAKA
- the kdsA gene encoding 3-deoxy-8-phosphooctulonate synthase produces the protein MKLCGFDVGLDQRFFLIAGTCSIEGLEMSIDVAGQLKEICSGLGIPLIYKGSFDKANRSSGNTKRGVGIDAGLKILDEVRRQLHLPILTDVHDESQVKTVASVVDVLQTPAFLCRQTDFIRAVAQSGKPVNIKKGQFLAPWDMKNVIDKARAAAREAGLPEDNFLACERGVSFGYNNLVADMVSLAEMRKSGAPVVFDVTHSVQKPGGQGTSSGGAREMVPVLARAGVAAGVAGLFMETHPRPSEAWSDGPNAVPLNKMKALLETLVELDAVTKKHPFLENNFEA
- the eno gene encoding phosphopyruvate hydratase yields the protein MSAIVDIVAREILDSRGNPTVECDVLLESGTMGRAAVPSGASTGSREAIELRDGDKSRYLGKGVLKAVEHINTEISEAILGLDASEQAFLDKTLIDLDGTDNKSRLGANALLAVSMAVARAAAEESGLPLYRYFGGMNGNQLPVPMMNVINGGAHANNNLDLQEFMIIPVGAPTFREAVRYGAEVFHALKKIIHDKGMSIAVGDEGGFAPNVASHEAAIQMILDAITAAGYTPGEQIALGLDCAASEFYKDGKYHLAGEGLQLTAQQWTDMLATWCDKYPIISIEDGMAEGDWDGWKVLTDRLAKKVQIVGDDLFVTNTKIFKEGIDKGIANSILIKINQIGTLTETFEAIEMAKRAGYTAVISHRSGETEDSTISDIAVGLNAGQIKTGSMSRSDRMAKYNQLLRIEEDLGDVAVYPGRAAFYNLR